A region of Ochrobactrum quorumnocens DNA encodes the following proteins:
- a CDS encoding SDR family NAD(P)-dependent oxidoreductase codes for MSIDLTGRLALVTGASRGIGYFLSLELAKRGAHVIAVARTVGGLEELDDDIRKLGGSSTLVPLDITDMEAIDRLGGSIHERWGKLDIMVANAGVLGTISPIGHVEAKTFDKVMNVNVTSVWRLIRTTDPLLRASDAGRAILLSSGVAHSCRAFWGPYAASKAAVEVMARSWAEETKQMKLNVNSVNPGATRTAMRAQAMPGEDPDTLPTPQSVAEKIVKLADPALDVTGKLFDVRQDRFLDYHMPS; via the coding sequence ATGAGCATCGACCTTACAGGCCGTCTGGCTTTGGTAACGGGCGCATCGCGCGGCATTGGCTATTTTCTTTCACTTGAACTGGCAAAACGCGGTGCGCATGTGATCGCTGTTGCGCGTACCGTTGGGGGACTGGAAGAACTCGACGATGATATTCGCAAGCTTGGCGGCAGCTCTACGCTCGTGCCGCTCGACATTACCGACATGGAAGCAATTGACCGTCTCGGCGGCTCTATTCATGAGCGCTGGGGCAAACTCGATATCATGGTTGCGAATGCTGGCGTTCTTGGTACGATTTCCCCCATCGGCCATGTTGAAGCCAAGACTTTCGACAAGGTCATGAACGTCAATGTTACCAGCGTATGGCGTCTGATCCGCACCACTGACCCGCTGCTGCGAGCGTCCGATGCAGGACGTGCAATCCTGCTTTCATCGGGTGTCGCCCATTCCTGCCGCGCATTCTGGGGCCCTTATGCGGCTTCCAAGGCTGCTGTCGAAGTTATGGCGCGGAGCTGGGCTGAAGAAACCAAGCAGATGAAACTCAACGTCAACTCGGTCAATCCGGGCGCAACCCGCACGGCCATGCGTGCACAGGCAATGCCGGGGGAAGACCCAGACACTCTGCCAACACCGCAGTCTGTGGCTGAGAAAATCGTCAAACTCGCCGATCCGGCGCTTGATGTAACAGGTAAGCTGTTTGACGTCCGTCAGGACCGCTTCCTCGACTATCATATGCCGTCCTGA
- a CDS encoding AAA family ATPase, producing the protein MSHDYQHLIVISGGPGSGKSTLIDALGQQGFSRTLEAGRAIIQDQVAIGGTALPWADRALFAELMLSWEMRSHKAAQAFAGPVFFDRGVPDVIGYLRLCELPVPPHMYEAAKVIQYNRTVFLAPPWSEIFGQDAERKQDFEEALRTFDAMEQTYRELGYEIALLPKSSVQERVNFIGKYLPSDFL; encoded by the coding sequence ATGTCTCACGACTATCAACATCTCATTGTTATCAGCGGTGGACCCGGATCGGGTAAAAGCACGCTGATTGATGCACTCGGACAACAAGGCTTTTCCCGCACGTTGGAAGCAGGCCGTGCCATTATCCAGGATCAGGTCGCAATCGGTGGTACGGCGCTGCCATGGGCTGACCGCGCACTCTTTGCAGAGCTGATGCTATCATGGGAAATGCGGTCTCACAAAGCCGCGCAAGCCTTTGCAGGTCCGGTCTTTTTTGACCGTGGCGTGCCGGATGTGATCGGCTATTTGCGGCTTTGCGAATTGCCTGTACCACCGCATATGTATGAAGCTGCTAAAGTGATTCAATATAACAGAACAGTGTTTCTGGCTCCGCCGTGGTCGGAAATTTTCGGACAGGACGCCGAGCGCAAACAGGACTTCGAAGAAGCCTTGCGCACGTTCGATGCCATGGAGCAAACCTATAGGGAGCTTGGATATGAAATCGCGCTCCTGCCGAAATCATCAGTTCAGGAGCGCGTGAATTTCATCGGCAAATACCTGCCGTCAGACTTCCTCTGA
- a CDS encoding CvpA family protein has product MPITLLDGILLGITLVSAVLAMVRGFSREVLSLVSWAAAAAAAYLFYIPVLPFLQPYINNETIAKIAAAGAVFLVVLIVVSLITMKIADFIIDSRIGALDRTLGFLFGAARGVLLVVVAMLFFNWLVPTNQPAWVNNAKSKPMLDSFGQQLIDLLPADPESAIKKFKPGQETPAPAGGQPGDQTETPVPDDTPAAN; this is encoded by the coding sequence ATGCCGATTACGTTACTTGATGGAATTCTACTCGGAATAACGCTGGTTTCGGCCGTTCTTGCGATGGTCCGCGGTTTTTCTCGCGAAGTGCTTTCGCTGGTTTCCTGGGCTGCAGCGGCTGCGGCGGCATATTTGTTCTATATACCCGTGCTGCCATTCCTTCAGCCCTATATCAACAACGAGACCATCGCAAAGATCGCAGCCGCAGGTGCAGTTTTCCTCGTGGTTCTGATCGTTGTTTCGCTGATCACCATGAAGATCGCCGACTTCATCATCGACAGCCGCATCGGTGCGCTTGACCGCACGCTCGGCTTTTTGTTCGGTGCAGCACGCGGTGTTCTTTTGGTTGTTGTCGCTATGCTGTTCTTCAACTGGTTGGTTCCAACCAACCAGCCTGCTTGGGTGAACAATGCGAAATCCAAGCCAATGCTTGATTCCTTCGGCCAGCAGTTGATCGATCTCCTGCCAGCCGATCCAGAATCGGCAATCAAAAAGTTCAAGCCTGGGCAGGAAACTCCGGCACCAGCTGGTGGCCAGCCAGGTGATCAGACCGAGACGCCTGTACCGGACGATACACCGGCTGCAAACTGA
- a CDS encoding ABCB family ABC transporter ATP-binding protein/permease, translating to MSSPKTVSADSGETFKTLRNLWPYMWPTERPDLRMRVVWATFYLVISKIVLILVPYFFKWVTNALNGQLDAPNYIPLILTGAVMLVLAYNAAKIIQAGLNQLRDALFASVGQYAVRQLAYKTFVHMHQLSLRFHLERRTGGLSRVIERGTKGIETIVRFTILNTLPTILEFALTAVIFAFAYGFSYLLVVAATVCAYTWFTIKASDWRINIRREMNDSDTDANTKAIDSLLNFETVKYFGNETMEAKRFDASMARYEDAATKTWTSLGWLNFGQAVIFGVGMAIVMVMSAREVQAGTQSLGDFVFINAMLMQLSIPLNFIGFIYREIRQGLTDIEQMFDLLDVQQEVQDKPDARPLNVDKAAIRFNDVHFAYDSNRPILKGISFEVPAGKTVAIVGPSGAGKSTISRLLFRFYDVQSGSVTIDGQDVRDVTQESLRKVIGMVPQDTVLFNDTIAYNIRYGRTDATDEEVEKAAEMAQISGFIKHLPDGYQAMVGERGLKLSGGEKQRVAIARTILKAPPILILDEATSALDTATEQEIQSALDIVSRGRTTLVIAHRLSTVIGADEIIVLKDGLIAERGTHRALLKQDGLYASMWNRQREADEAEERLRQVRESDDMGVVIRGAPAAE from the coding sequence ATGAGCTCCCCCAAAACTGTTTCTGCCGATTCCGGCGAGACATTCAAAACATTGCGAAATCTCTGGCCCTATATGTGGCCAACCGAACGGCCGGACCTGCGTATGCGGGTGGTCTGGGCAACGTTCTATCTGGTGATTTCGAAGATTGTGCTGATCCTCGTACCCTATTTCTTCAAGTGGGTAACGAATGCGCTGAACGGTCAGCTTGATGCACCAAATTACATTCCGCTTATACTAACTGGCGCGGTTATGCTCGTGCTGGCCTATAATGCGGCCAAGATCATTCAGGCAGGTTTGAACCAGCTTCGTGATGCGCTGTTTGCCAGCGTCGGCCAATATGCCGTGCGTCAGCTTGCCTATAAAACCTTCGTGCATATGCATCAGCTTTCGTTGCGCTTCCATTTGGAGCGGCGCACGGGCGGCCTCTCGCGTGTGATTGAACGTGGCACCAAGGGCATTGAAACGATTGTCCGCTTCACCATTCTCAACACGTTGCCGACCATTCTGGAATTTGCGCTGACCGCGGTGATTTTCGCCTTTGCCTACGGATTTTCTTATCTTTTGGTCGTGGCTGCGACCGTCTGCGCTTATACTTGGTTCACAATCAAGGCGAGTGACTGGCGCATCAATATTCGCCGCGAGATGAACGATTCCGACACTGATGCCAACACCAAGGCTATCGACTCGCTGCTCAACTTTGAGACCGTCAAATATTTCGGCAATGAGACGATGGAAGCCAAACGCTTCGATGCGTCCATGGCACGTTATGAAGATGCGGCAACCAAGACCTGGACGTCGCTTGGCTGGCTGAACTTCGGTCAGGCCGTGATTTTCGGTGTTGGTATGGCGATTGTCATGGTGATGTCGGCGCGCGAAGTGCAGGCAGGCACACAGTCGCTGGGTGACTTCGTCTTCATCAATGCGATGTTGATGCAGCTGTCCATCCCTCTCAATTTTATCGGCTTTATCTATCGTGAAATCCGTCAGGGGTTGACCGATATTGAGCAGATGTTCGATCTTCTCGACGTGCAGCAGGAAGTGCAGGATAAGCCTGATGCGCGACCTCTGAATGTGGACAAGGCCGCGATCCGTTTTAACGATGTGCATTTTGCCTATGACTCCAACCGCCCAATCCTCAAAGGCATCAGCTTTGAAGTACCAGCGGGTAAGACGGTGGCGATTGTCGGCCCATCGGGTGCAGGCAAGTCTACAATCTCGCGACTGCTGTTCCGCTTTTACGATGTGCAGTCCGGTTCCGTTACAATCGACGGGCAGGATGTGCGTGATGTGACGCAGGAAAGCTTGCGTAAAGTAATCGGCATGGTGCCGCAGGACACGGTGCTGTTCAACGACACGATTGCATATAACATTCGCTACGGACGCACGGATGCGACAGACGAGGAAGTGGAAAAAGCTGCCGAAATGGCGCAGATTTCTGGCTTCATCAAGCATCTTCCGGATGGCTATCAGGCTATGGTTGGCGAGCGCGGTCTGAAGCTTTCGGGCGGCGAAAAGCAGCGCGTGGCGATTGCCCGCACAATCCTTAAAGCTCCGCCGATCCTCATTCTCGATGAAGCCACGTCGGCACTCGATACTGCGACAGAACAGGAAATCCAGTCGGCGCTCGATATCGTCAGCCGTGGCCGCACAACGCTTGTCATCGCTCACCGCCTTTCCACGGTAATCGGTGCAGACGAAATCATCGTACTTAAAGATGGCCTGATTGCCGAGCGTGGCACGCATCGGGCATTGCTCAAGCAAGATGGCCTCTATGCTTCGATGTGGAACCGTCAGCGTGAAGCCGACGAGGCAGAGGAACGCCTGCGTCAGGTTCGCGAAAGTGACGATATGGGCGTGGTCATACGCGGCGCTCCTGCGGCTGAATAA
- the pssA gene encoding CDP-diacylglycerol--serine O-phosphatidyltransferase — protein sequence METPFPPFEPNGRVDSSRGPRLSQIPLRIVIPNVITVLAICAGLTGIRLAFEHRFELAVTMVLIAAFLDGIDGRVARMMKGSSKFGEQMDSLADIVNFGVAPALVLYVYVLDQARSFGWIAALLYAIACCLRLARFNVMLEDPNRPPWQSNYFIGVPAPAGAMLVLLPVYLGFLGLTPSKGLAFGVAIYTVAIAFLLVSRLPVYNGKSAGSLVRRDIVMPLILAVVIYVAFLMSFTWHTLTLTALGYVAFLPLSLVAWNRREAADRKAALESQPSEEV from the coding sequence ATGGAAACACCGTTCCCACCCTTCGAGCCTAATGGCCGCGTGGATTCATCCCGCGGCCCAAGACTTTCGCAGATCCCTCTGCGTATAGTAATTCCGAATGTCATTACGGTGCTTGCCATTTGCGCAGGCCTGACCGGCATTCGTCTGGCCTTTGAGCACCGCTTCGAGCTTGCTGTGACAATGGTGCTGATTGCCGCCTTTCTTGACGGCATTGATGGCCGCGTTGCCCGCATGATGAAGGGCTCGTCCAAGTTCGGCGAACAGATGGACTCACTGGCTGACATCGTCAATTTCGGCGTTGCACCGGCATTGGTCCTCTATGTCTATGTGCTTGATCAGGCCCGGTCTTTCGGTTGGATCGCAGCACTTCTCTATGCGATTGCCTGTTGCCTGCGTCTAGCGCGCTTCAATGTGATGCTGGAGGACCCTAATCGTCCCCCTTGGCAGAGCAATTACTTTATTGGTGTTCCGGCACCCGCCGGTGCCATGTTGGTGCTCCTGCCGGTTTATCTGGGCTTTCTTGGTCTTACACCGAGCAAGGGTCTGGCGTTCGGCGTTGCAATTTATACGGTGGCGATTGCATTCCTGCTGGTCAGCCGTCTTCCGGTTTACAATGGCAAGTCTGCGGGCAGTCTGGTGCGCCGCGATATCGTCATGCCGCTTATTCTGGCGGTCGTCATTTATGTGGCCTTCCTGATGAGCTTCACATGGCACACGCTGACGCTGACTGCTCTGGGCTATGTGGCTTTCCTGCCACTTAGTCTGGTCGCATGGAATCGTCGTGAAGCAGCTGATCGCAAGGCTGCTCTTGAAAGTCAGCCGTCAGAGGAAGTCTGA
- the purF gene encoding amidophosphoribosyltransferase: MFQQSHDENSFMLDDDTLHEECGVFGILGHEDAAALTALGLHALQHRGQEAAGIVSYHNRRFHSERHMGLVGDHFTDASTLNRLPGDRAIGHVRYSTTGETILRNVQPLFAELEVGGIAIAHNGNFTNGITLRKQLIASGAIFQATSDTEVVLHMIARSRQVSSSARFVDAIRQVEGGYAMLALTRTKLIAARDAVGIRPLVMGELDGKPIFCSETCALDIIGAKYIRDVENGEVIICEIQKDGSITTECIKADNPQPERLCLFEYVYFARPDSVVGGRSVYVARKNMGINLAAEASVEADVVVPVPDGGTPAALGFAQASGIPFEYGIIRNHYVGRTFIEPTQQIRALGVKLKHSANRAMIEGKRVVLVDDSIVRGTTSVKIVQMIRDAGAKEVHIRVASPMIFHPDFYGIDTPDREKLLANQHDSLESMCRYIGADSLAFLSIDGLYKAVGGEARNPKAPAFTDHYFTGEYPTRLLDQAGESNVHTLSLLASNG, from the coding sequence ATGTTCCAACAATCGCATGACGAAAACTCCTTTATGCTAGACGATGATACGTTGCATGAAGAGTGCGGTGTATTTGGCATTCTTGGCCATGAGGACGCCGCAGCGCTGACCGCTCTGGGCCTGCATGCCCTTCAGCATCGCGGACAGGAAGCAGCGGGTATTGTGTCCTACCACAACCGTCGCTTTCATTCTGAACGGCATATGGGGCTGGTGGGCGACCACTTCACCGATGCCTCGACGCTGAACCGCTTGCCCGGCGATCGGGCCATCGGTCATGTACGCTATTCAACAACTGGCGAAACGATACTGCGCAATGTGCAGCCATTGTTCGCAGAGCTGGAAGTTGGCGGCATCGCGATTGCGCATAACGGCAACTTTACCAACGGCATTACGCTGCGTAAGCAGCTCATCGCCTCCGGCGCAATCTTTCAGGCGACGTCCGACACCGAAGTTGTGTTGCACATGATTGCGCGCTCGCGTCAGGTCTCATCAAGCGCACGCTTCGTCGATGCTATCCGTCAGGTCGAAGGCGGCTATGCCATGCTGGCGCTGACCCGCACCAAGCTGATTGCTGCTCGTGATGCAGTTGGGATTCGCCCTCTCGTTATGGGCGAACTCGACGGCAAGCCAATCTTCTGTTCTGAAACCTGTGCACTCGATATCATCGGCGCGAAATATATTCGCGACGTCGAAAACGGCGAAGTCATCATCTGTGAAATTCAGAAAGATGGCTCCATCACCACTGAATGCATCAAGGCAGACAATCCACAGCCTGAACGGCTTTGCTTGTTTGAATATGTCTATTTCGCACGTCCGGACTCGGTTGTCGGCGGACGCAGTGTCTATGTCGCCCGCAAAAACATGGGCATTAACCTGGCCGCCGAAGCCAGCGTCGAGGCCGATGTGGTCGTGCCAGTGCCCGATGGCGGAACGCCTGCGGCACTCGGCTTTGCACAGGCCAGTGGCATTCCGTTCGAATATGGCATCATTCGCAATCACTATGTTGGCCGTACCTTTATCGAGCCAACGCAGCAAATTCGTGCCCTTGGTGTGAAGCTCAAGCATTCGGCCAACCGTGCGATGATCGAAGGCAAGCGCGTCGTTCTGGTGGATGATTCCATCGTGCGCGGCACCACCTCGGTCAAGATTGTGCAGATGATCCGCGATGCAGGTGCGAAGGAAGTGCATATCCGCGTCGCAAGCCCGATGATCTTTCATCCGGACTTTTACGGCATTGATACGCCGGACCGTGAAAAGCTGCTCGCAAACCAGCATGACAGCCTTGAGTCCATGTGCCGTTATATCGGTGCGGATTCACTGGCTTTCCTTTCGATTGATGGTCTTTACAAGGCTGTTGGCGGTGAAGCACGGAATCCGAAGGCACCCGCCTTCACCGATCACTATTTCACGGGTGAATACCCAACCCGCCTCCTGGATCAGGCAGGCGAAAGCAACGTTCATACGTTGTCCTTGCTCGCCAGCAACGGCTGA
- a CDS encoding ArsR/SmtB family transcription factor produces MKISIETMSDIFPGVDDDLAARIYAALGHPVRIHILRQLILEDACCCKDIVGRLDLAQSTVSQHLKVLVQAGLIDYRPDRQTSRYSVNWQQLTIIRSHLAAFRNGCCEKTV; encoded by the coding sequence ATGAAGATTTCTATTGAAACGATGTCCGATATTTTTCCGGGCGTGGATGATGATCTTGCGGCGCGCATATATGCTGCGCTCGGGCATCCCGTTCGTATTCACATACTTAGGCAACTGATCCTTGAGGATGCCTGCTGTTGTAAGGACATTGTCGGGCGTCTCGACCTTGCCCAGTCCACCGTATCGCAACATCTCAAAGTTCTCGTACAAGCGGGCCTCATCGACTACCGGCCCGATCGCCAGACCTCGCGCTACAGCGTCAACTGGCAGCAGCTGACCATCATTCGTTCGCATCTCGCAGCCTTTCGTAATGGCTGCTGCGAAAAAACTGTCTGA
- the radA gene encoding DNA repair protein RadA: MAKARVQFICQNCGAVHTRWAGKCDSCGEWNTLVEEGTNSGIGSGPGSMLSKRKGRAVALTSLSGDIEDAPRIISGISELDRVTGGGFVRGSAVLIGGDPGIGKSTLLTQAAAALANHGHRIVYVSGEEAVAQIRLRAQRLGVASSAVELAAETNVEDILATVSDGKRPDLVIIDSIQTLWTDMADSAPGTVTQVRSSAQAMIRYAKQTGAAVVLVGHVTKEGQIAGPRVVEHMVDGVLYFEGEGGHQYRILRTVKNRFGPTDEIGVFEMSDGGLREVSNPSELFLGERNAKSPGAAVFAGMEGTRPVLVEIQALVSPSSLGTPRRAVVGWDGSRLAMILAVLESHCGVRFGQHDVYLNVAGGYRISEPAADIAVAAALVSSIAGIALPADSVYFGEISLSGAVRAVSHAVQRLKEAEKLGFRQAVVPGGSSELWKERNFGLMETTALSDLVVRIAASGPGKK; this comes from the coding sequence ATGGCCAAGGCACGTGTTCAGTTCATCTGCCAGAATTGCGGCGCGGTTCACACGCGCTGGGCGGGTAAGTGCGACTCTTGCGGCGAGTGGAACACGCTTGTCGAAGAAGGCACCAATAGCGGCATCGGCTCCGGTCCCGGCTCCATGCTTTCCAAACGCAAGGGCCGAGCTGTTGCTCTCACCTCGCTTTCAGGCGACATCGAAGACGCGCCACGCATCATCTCCGGTATCAGCGAGCTTGACCGTGTAACGGGCGGCGGGTTCGTGCGCGGTTCCGCAGTCTTGATTGGTGGCGATCCGGGTATCGGCAAATCAACACTGCTGACTCAAGCAGCTGCAGCTCTTGCAAACCACGGCCATCGCATCGTCTATGTGTCGGGTGAAGAAGCAGTCGCGCAGATACGTCTGCGCGCACAAAGACTTGGCGTGGCGTCCAGCGCAGTCGAACTTGCAGCGGAAACCAACGTCGAAGACATTCTTGCCACCGTTTCCGACGGCAAACGGCCTGATCTGGTCATTATCGATTCCATCCAGACATTGTGGACCGACATGGCCGACTCAGCCCCCGGAACCGTTACTCAGGTTCGGTCGTCCGCTCAGGCAATGATCCGCTATGCCAAGCAAACGGGCGCTGCAGTGGTTCTCGTTGGTCACGTGACCAAAGAAGGGCAAATAGCCGGTCCGCGCGTTGTCGAACACATGGTCGATGGCGTTCTCTATTTTGAAGGCGAAGGCGGGCACCAGTATCGGATCTTGCGCACCGTCAAAAACCGCTTCGGCCCAACCGATGAAATCGGCGTGTTTGAAATGTCTGATGGCGGTTTGCGAGAAGTCTCGAACCCGTCCGAGTTGTTCCTCGGCGAGCGTAACGCGAAATCTCCGGGTGCAGCTGTCTTTGCTGGAATGGAAGGCACTCGCCCTGTTCTTGTTGAGATACAGGCACTTGTTTCCCCCTCATCGCTTGGCACGCCGCGCCGCGCTGTTGTCGGGTGGGATGGAAGCCGCCTCGCCATGATTTTGGCCGTGCTCGAATCACATTGCGGCGTGCGTTTTGGCCAACACGATGTCTATCTCAACGTCGCTGGCGGCTACCGCATCAGCGAACCTGCAGCCGATATTGCTGTGGCTGCTGCACTTGTTTCGTCCATTGCCGGTATTGCCCTCCCGGCAGATAGTGTTTATTTCGGCGAAATCAGCCTTTCTGGCGCTGTTCGTGCGGTGTCACATGCAGTACAGAGGCTAAAGGAAGCTGAAAAACTCGGCTTCCGGCAAGCAGTTGTGCCCGGCGGAAGTAGCGAGCTTTGGAAAGAGCGCAACTTTGGGCTTATGGAAACAACTGCCCTGTCGGACCTTGTTGTGCGCATTGCCGCATCGGGTCCGGGCAAGAAATAA
- a CDS encoding Ig-like domain-containing protein — MQNYRYGVIGVLLVLVLGGGAYYWNSVKEQGATSDSNVVATTPEASSAAKPAEVPAAVQEQQNPAEVKSEQTTEQAAPETPQEAPKEANVPAFDILRVEPDGSVVIAGRATANVAVEVISGSKVLGTTKAGENGDFAIVLDEPLEPGDHQLVLRAGGAGGNVATSAQTAIVSVPDSSTGQVLALVEEPGQASRLITKPEAPAQQTTSSPEAGTTTTEQVPQVKADPDAPIAIEAVEIEGDKVFVAGNAKGSKEGATVVVNANDIMLGSSAISPEGRFLVQSQKPLAVGDYIIRADLVDSSGRVIATARVPFRREAGENVSAIASETSGQNGGTEDPATSAPLQKVEGSVIIRKGDNLWTISKRTYGKGTRYTTIYLANRDQIRNPDLILPGQVFVMPQQPLGDDEVQRRLQDSSN; from the coding sequence ATGCAAAACTACAGATATGGGGTTATCGGTGTTCTTCTCGTCCTCGTTCTAGGCGGGGGCGCATATTATTGGAATTCTGTTAAAGAGCAGGGCGCAACGTCTGATTCAAACGTGGTGGCGACGACTCCTGAAGCGAGCAGCGCAGCAAAGCCAGCTGAAGTGCCTGCGGCTGTTCAAGAGCAGCAAAACCCTGCCGAAGTGAAGTCGGAGCAGACCACTGAACAGGCTGCCCCCGAAACGCCTCAAGAAGCTCCGAAAGAGGCAAACGTCCCGGCATTCGACATTCTGCGCGTCGAACCAGATGGCTCTGTCGTAATTGCAGGTCGGGCTACAGCCAATGTCGCCGTCGAGGTCATCTCTGGTTCAAAGGTATTAGGAACGACCAAAGCGGGTGAGAATGGCGATTTTGCCATTGTTCTTGATGAACCGCTTGAGCCGGGCGATCACCAGTTGGTACTGCGGGCAGGTGGTGCAGGTGGTAATGTTGCCACTTCGGCGCAAACAGCTATCGTTTCGGTGCCGGATAGCAGTACTGGTCAGGTTCTGGCCCTCGTTGAAGAGCCGGGTCAGGCAAGCCGCCTGATCACCAAGCCAGAAGCGCCAGCACAGCAGACAACATCTTCACCAGAAGCTGGCACAACGACGACTGAACAAGTGCCGCAGGTGAAAGCCGATCCGGATGCGCCGATTGCTATCGAGGCCGTAGAAATTGAAGGCGACAAGGTTTTCGTTGCAGGCAATGCCAAGGGTTCCAAAGAAGGTGCCACCGTTGTTGTGAACGCTAACGATATCATGCTTGGCTCAAGCGCGATTTCGCCTGAAGGTCGCTTTCTGGTGCAAAGCCAGAAGCCGCTTGCGGTTGGGGATTATATCATCCGAGCTGATCTGGTGGATAGCAGCGGACGGGTGATCGCAACGGCGCGCGTACCTTTCCGTCGCGAAGCTGGCGAGAATGTTTCTGCGATCGCATCCGAAACGAGTGGCCAAAATGGTGGTACAGAGGATCCTGCTACCAGTGCGCCATTACAGAAGGTGGAAGGCTCGGTAATTATCCGCAAAGGTGATAATCTCTGGACTATTTCGAAGCGCACTTACGGTAAAGGTACACGCTACACCACGATCTACCTTGCCAATCGCGACCAGATACGTAATCCGGATTTGATTCTGCCTGGGCAAGTCTTTGTCATGCCACAGCAGCCGCTGGGCGATGACGAAGTGCAGCGCCGCCTGCAGGATTCCTCGAACTGA
- a CDS encoding phosphatidylserine decarboxylase → MSLSDTIRNTFVPIHREGYPFIAGFFVVSLILGWLWNPLFWIGLVLTIWCIYFYRDPERVTPIADDLVISPADGKVSFVGPAIPPAELDLGAEPLMRVSVFMNVFSVHINRAPVRGRIEKIFHRPGKFLNAELDKASTENERNSVLIDSANGKVGVVQIAGLVARRIVCWSRESDNLSVGERFGLIRFGSRVDVYLPAGASVRIAVGQTAVAGETVLAEFGSERVEPVVRIA, encoded by the coding sequence ATGAGCCTGTCTGATACAATTCGCAACACTTTCGTGCCGATCCATCGTGAAGGTTATCCGTTTATTGCGGGCTTTTTCGTGGTTTCGCTCATTCTGGGCTGGCTGTGGAACCCGCTGTTCTGGATCGGTCTCGTTCTCACTATCTGGTGCATCTATTTCTACCGTGACCCGGAGCGCGTTACGCCGATTGCTGACGATCTCGTCATCAGTCCCGCTGACGGCAAGGTGTCCTTTGTAGGTCCGGCTATCCCGCCTGCAGAACTTGATCTCGGCGCAGAACCGCTTATGCGCGTTTCAGTTTTCATGAATGTGTTTTCGGTGCACATCAATCGCGCCCCTGTCCGTGGCCGCATCGAGAAGATTTTTCACCGTCCGGGCAAGTTTCTGAACGCTGAACTCGACAAAGCCAGCACCGAGAATGAACGTAATTCCGTTTTGATCGATAGTGCCAATGGCAAGGTCGGCGTTGTGCAGATCGCAGGTCTGGTCGCACGCCGTATCGTCTGCTGGTCGCGTGAAAGCGACAATCTGTCGGTGGGTGAGCGTTTCGGCTTGATCCGCTTTGGCTCACGTGTAGATGTTTATCTGCCTGCAGGTGCATCGGTCCGCATCGCTGTTGGTCAGACGGCTGTGGCTGGCGAAACAGTTCTTGCTGAATTCGGAAGCGAGCGCGTTGAACCTGTGGTGCGGATCGCCTGA